The following proteins are encoded in a genomic region of Ictalurus punctatus breed USDA103 chromosome 15, Coco_2.0, whole genome shotgun sequence:
- the cbx5 gene encoding chromobox protein homolog 5, with amino-acid sequence MGKKSQNREDDESASSDEEEYVVEKVLDRRVVKGRVEYYLKWKGFTDKHNTWEPEKNLDCPDLISEFMKTYKKGGSGASTPSSGTKPSSATPARAKETGSKRRNSDEEEEGGSKQKRKKEDEILVARGFERGLEPEKIIGATDSCGDLMFLMKWKDSDEADLVLAKEANHKCPQIVIAFYEERLTWHEDGEKKEKGAAAV; translated from the exons ATGGGAAAGAAAAGTCAGAACCGTGAAGATGACGAGTCTGCGTCCTCGGACGAAGAGGAATACGTGGTGGAGAAGGTCTTGGACAGGAGGGTTGTAAAGGGACGAGTGGAGTACTATCTTAAGTGGAAAGGTTTTACAGA TAAACACAACACATGGGAGCCAGAGAAAAATCTCGACTGTCCAGATCTCATCTCCGAATTCATGAAGACGTACAAAAAGGGCGGCAGCGGTGCGAGCACTCCGAGCAGCGGGACCAAGCCATCCAGTGCGACTCCAGCTCGCGCCAAAGAAACCGGCAGCAAGAGGAGAAACTCGGACGAAGAAGAGGAGGGCGGCAGCAAGCAGAAGCGGAAAAAAGAG GACGAGATCCTAGTTGCTAGAGGCTTTGAGAGAGGCCTGGAGCCAGAGAAGATCATTGGTGCGACCGACTCTTGTGGGGACCTTATGTTCTTAATGAAGTG GAAAGACTCTGACGAGGCAGACCTTGTGCTCGCGAAGGAGGCCAATCACAAGTGTCCCCAGATCGTCATCGCTTTCTACGAGGAGCGTCTCACTTGGCATGAAGAtggggagaagaaggagaagggtGCCGCAGCTGTGTAA
- the LOC108275985 gene encoding heterogeneous nuclear ribonucleoprotein A1 — protein sequence MSKEGQPREPEQLRKLFIGGLSFETTDDSLRSYFEQWGALTDCVVMRDPNSKRSRGFGFVTYSNVDEVDAAMKARPHKVDGRLVEPKRAVSREDSNKPFAHTTVKKIFVGGIKEDTEEGHLRDYFEEFGKIEAIEIMIDHKTGNKRGFAFVTFDDHDAVDRIVIQKYHTINGHNSEVRKAVSKQEMQNSSMNMRGRGSGNFGGRYGNNDFGGGRDGFRDGFRGGRGGGYGGGDGYNNGFGGDGGYGSGGSGYGGNRGGYGGGGQGYGNGGGGYGGGGYGGGSSGYDNYNSGNGSFGGGGGGNFGGGNGGGGGSSSYSDFGNYNTQQSNFGPMKGNFGGGGGSRNSAPYGGGYGGSSGGGGGGGGYGGGSGGGYGGNSGGRRY from the exons ATGTCGAAAGAG GGCCAGCCACGAGAACCGGAGCAGCTCCGGAAGTTGTTCATTGGAGGCCTCAGCTTTGAGACAACAGACGACAGCCTGCGCTCTTATTTTGAGCAATGGGGAGCATTAACTGACTGTGTG GTTATGAGAGACCCGAACTCCAAGCGCTCCAGAGGTTTCGGTTTCGTGACATACTCCAATGTGGACGAGGTCGACGCTGCCATGAAGGCCCGTCCTCACAAAGTCGATGGTCGCCTTGTAGAGCCCAAACGTGCCGTGTCTAGAGAA GATTCCAACAAACCTTTTGCACACACAACAGTGAAAAAGATCTTTGTTGGTGGCATTAAAGAAGACACAGAAGAGGGCCATCTGCGGGACTACTTTGAGGAATTCGGAAAGATCGAAGCGATTGAAATAATGATCGATCATAAGACTGGCAACAAAAGAGGCTTTGCGTTTGTTACGTTCGATGACCACGATGCTGTGGATCGTATCGTTA TTCAAAAGTACCACACGATAAACGGCCATAATTCAGAAGTGAGAAAGGCAGTGTCTAAACAGGAGATGCAGAATTCATCAATGAACATGAGGG GCCGTGGAAGTGGAAACTTTGGTGGACGTTATGGTAACAATGACTTTGGAGGAGGCAGAGATGGCTTCAGAGACGGATTCAGAG GAGGCAGAGGTGGAGGATATGGCGGTGGAGATGGCTACAACAATGGATTTGGAGGTGATG GTGGGTatggcagtggtggctctggGTATGGGGGCAACCGTGGAGGATATGGTGGCGGTGGACAAGGCTACGGTAACGGCGGTGGAGGATATGGTGGCGGAGGATACGGTGGCGGCAGCAGTGGTTATGACAACTACAACAGCGGCAATGGATCCtttggtggaggtggtggtg GTAACTTTGGTGGAGgcaatggtggtggtggtggtagcagcAGCTACAGTGACTTTGGAAACTACAACACCCAGCAGTCAAATTTTGGACCCATGAAAGGAAACTTCGGTGGAGGAGGAGGTAGCCGGAATAGTGCCCCCTATGGTG GTGGATATGGGGGTAGCTCAGGAGGAGGCGGTGGTGGCGGCGGCTATGGTGGTGGTTCAGGTGGGGGATATGGTGGAAACTCTGGCGGCAGACGTTATTAA
- the nfe2 gene encoding transcription factor NF-E2 45 kDa subunit: protein MCSSINSTLPFNFTCEGPVNSNRLHGGVSMSSTHRFSASGRVWANYPPQQSEMDWTWQELMTITELQEFEVPNENPFEAGTYLSTEPVVHYGSCGMNLAEPNPPTCQASPAAAFEAGYADAISPYQRLNPNMEMHYGHGGCQATRLPPNAPPLQRPLMSLFDPMNMTNTNQGQGKNCNGHPDDLESDSGLSLGSSPPLASPENEVHGTLTHLPRDSYTDCDVDCAGNPCHMRPNLNAPVDYSHTFASYSGHSYFPITPNPQHSLQHMSHSHQHITATKEQLFPATLHDPYVSHSSTPRAVSFQSPNPKTKEVSGPLSRDERRAVALQIPFPLEKIVNLPVDDFNELLSRHALSDAQLTLVRDIRRRGKNKVAAQNCRKRKLENIVHLEHELGQLRARREHLARERLEFQQNLTMLKCRLSELYATVFSQLRDEEGHPYSLEDYSLQQSNDGNLYLMQRDNSFDGE, encoded by the exons ATGTGTTCAAGCATAAACAGCACTCTTCCCTTTAATTTCACTTGTGAG GGACCAGTAAACTCTAACAGACTTCATGGGGGAGTGTCGATGTCTAGCACTCACAGATTCAGTGCGAGTGGCAGGGTCTGGGCCAATTATCCTCCTCAACAATCAGAGATGGACTGGACCTGGCAGGAACTAATGACAATCACAGAATTGCAG GAATTTGAAGTCCCCAATGAGAATCCATTCGAGGCTGGTACATATCTCTCCACGGAGCCAGTGGTGCATTATGGGAGTTGCGGAATGAACCTGGCAGAACCTAACCCACCCACCTGTCAGGCAAGCCCTGCTGCTGCTTTTGAAGCCGGGTATGCTGATGCAATATCCCCATACCAACGCTTGAACCCAAACATGGAGATGCACTATGGACACGGTGGGTGCCAGGCTACCAGATTACCACCAAATGCACCACCTCTTCAACGACCACTCATGAGCCTCTTCGATCCCATGAACATGACAAACACCAATCAGGGACAGGGGAAAAACTGCAACGGACACCCAGATGATCTCGAGTCAGACTCTGGTCTTTCTTTAGGCTCAAGCCCACCACTTGCCTCACCTGAGAACGAAGTCCATgggacactcactcacttacccCGAGACAGCTATACTGATTGTGACGTAGACTGTGCTGGAAACCCATGTCACATGAGACCAAACCTAAATGCTCCTGTGGATTATTCACACACGTTTGCCTCCTACTCTGGACATTCCTACTTTCCAATTACCCCAAACCCACAACATTCTCTTCAGCATATGTCTCATTCACATCAGCACATAACAGCCACAAAAGAGCAGCTTTTTCCTGCGACTCTGCATGATCCTTATGTAAGCCACTCAAGCACACCAAGAGCAGTCTCTTTCCAGTCACCGAACCCCAAAACGAAAGAGGTCTCCGGCCCTCTCTCAAGAGACGAGCGGAGAGCAGTTGCTCTCCAAATCCCTTTTCCGCTCGAAAAGATAGTCAATCTGCCCGTAGATGACTTCAACGAGCTCCTGAGCAGACATGCACTAAGCGATGCCCAGCTCACACTTGTGCGCGACATCCGCCGCCGCGGCAAGAATAAGGTAGCGGCTCAGAACTGCCGGAAGAGGAAGCTGGAAAACATTGTGCATCTGGAGCATGAGCTGGGTCAGCTGAGGGCCCGCAGAGAACATCTAGCACGAGAGAGGCTAGAGTTCCAACAGAATCTCACCATGCTGAAGTGTCGTCTCTCGGAGCTTTACGCTACAGTATTCTCCCAGTTACGGGATGAGGAAGGACACCCATATTCTTTGGAGGATTATTCACTCCAACAAAGTAATGATGGTAACCTTTACCTAATGCAGCGAGACAACTCATTTGATGGGGAATAA
- the LOC108275986 gene encoding heterogeneous nuclear ribonucleoprotein A1, which produces MEMLACCSAGSMKDHPREPEQLRKLFIGGLSFETTDDSLRSYFEQWGALTDCVVMRDPNSKRSRGFGFVTYSCVEEVDAAMKARPHKVDGRLVEPKRAVSREDSNKPFAHTTVKKIFVGGIKEDTEEGHLRDYFQEFGKIEAIEIMIDHKTGNKRGFAFVTFDDHDAVDRIVIQKYHTINGHNSEVRKALSKQEMQNSSMNMRGRGGGNFGGRYGNNDFEGGRDGFRDGFRGGRGGSGGYGGGDGYNNGFGGDGGYGGGGPGYGGSRGGGYGGGGPGYGNNGGGGYGGGGYGGGGYGGGGNNYDNYNNGGGNFGGNFGGGGGGGGGSGGNYNDFGNYNNQQSNFGPMKGNFGGGGGRNSGPYGGGYGGSSGGGGGYGGGSGGRRY; this is translated from the exons ATGGAGATGCTTGCCTGTTGTTCTGCAGGCAGTATGAAG GATCACCCACGAGAACCGGAGCAGCTCCGGAAGTTGTTCATTGGAGGCCTCAGCTTTGAGACAACAGACGACAGCCTTCGCTCTTATTTTGAGCAATGGGGAGCATTAACTGACTGTGTG gttATGAGAGACCCAAACTCCAAGCGCTCCAGAGGCTTCGGTTTCGTCACATACTCCTGTGTGGAAGAAGTTGATGCTGCCATGAAGGCCCGTCCTCACAAAGTCGACGGTCGTCTCGTAGAGCCCAAACGTGCCGTGTCTAGAGAG GATTCCAACAAACCTTTTGCACACACCACAGTGAAAAAGATCTTTGTGGGTGGCATTAAGGAAGATACGGAAGAGGGCCATCTACGGGACTACTTCCAGGAATTCGGAAAGATCGAAGCGATTGAAATAATGATCGATCATAAGACTGGCAACAAAAGAGGCTTTGCGTTTGTTACATTCGATGACCACGATGCTGTGGATCGTATCGTTA tTCAAAAGTACCACACGATAAACGGCCATAATTCGGAAGTGAGAAAGGCCCTCTCTAAACAAGAGATGCAGAATTCATCAATGAACATGAGGG GACGTGGAGGTGGAAACTTTGGTGGTCGATATGGCAACAATGACTTTGAAGGAGGCAGAGATGGCTTCAGAGACGGATTCAGAG GAGGCAGAGGTGGCAGTGGAGGATATGGAGGTGGAGATGGCTACAACAATGGATTTGGAGGAGATG GTGGCTATGGTGGTGGCGGTCCTGGCTATGGAGGCAGCCGTGGTGGAGGATATGGGGGCGGAGGACCAGGCTACGGTAACAACGGTGGCGGCGGATATGGTGGCGGTGGATATGGTGGTGGTGGATACGGTGGCGGTGGCAACAACTATGACAATTATAACAATGGAGGTGGAAACTTTGGAG GTAACTtcggtggaggtggtggtggtggtggcggcAGCGGTGGCAACTACAATGACTTTGGAAACTACAACAACCAGCAGTCAAATTTTGGCCCCATGAAAGGAAACTTTGGTGGGGGAGGTGGCAGGAATAGTGGCCCATATGGTG GTGGATATGGGGGTAGCTCAGGAGGAGGTGGAGGCTATGGTGGAGGCTCTGGTGGTAGACGATATTAA